In Pseudomonas sp. R76, one genomic interval encodes:
- the dut gene encoding dUTP diphosphatase, which translates to MHALQAKILDPRIGNEFPLPAYATPGSAGLDLRAMLKEDTVLEPGQTLLIPTGLSIYVGDPGLAALILPRSGLGHKHGIVLGNLVGLIDSDYQGELMVSCWNRGQTAFNIAVGERIAQLVLVPVVQAHFELVQEFDETQRGAGGFGHSGSH; encoded by the coding sequence ATGCACGCTTTGCAAGCCAAGATCCTCGACCCACGCATCGGCAACGAATTCCCACTGCCGGCCTACGCCACCCCAGGCTCCGCCGGGCTGGACCTGCGCGCCATGCTCAAAGAGGACACTGTCCTTGAGCCGGGCCAGACCCTTCTGATTCCGACCGGCCTGTCGATCTATGTCGGCGACCCGGGCCTGGCCGCATTGATCCTGCCACGCTCGGGCCTCGGCCATAAGCACGGCATCGTGCTGGGCAACCTGGTCGGTCTGATCGACTCCGATTACCAGGGCGAGCTGATGGTGTCGTGCTGGAACCGTGGCCAAACCGCCTTCAACATTGCCGTCGGCGAGCGCATCGCCCAGCTGGTACTGGTGCCGGTGGTGCAGGCGCACTTCGAACTGGTACAGGAATTCGACGAGACCCAACGCGGTGCTGGCGGTTTCGGGCATTCCGGCAGCCACTGA
- the argB gene encoding acetylglutamate kinase — protein sequence MTLEREAAANTAKVLSEALPYIRRYVGKTLVIKYGGNAMESDELKTGFARDIVLMKAVGINPVVVHGGGPQIGDLLKRLSIESHFIDGMRVTDAQTMDVVEMVLGGQVNKDIVNLINRHGGSAIGLTGKDAELIRAKKLTVTRQTPEMTQPEIIDIGQVGEVIGINTDLLNLLVKGDFIPVIAPIGVGANGESYNINADLVAGKVAEALKAEKLMLLTNIAGLMDKEGKVLTGLTTQQVDELIADGTIYGGMLPKIRCALEAVQGGVGSSLILDGRVPNAILLEIFTDTGVGTLISNRKRP from the coding sequence ATGACCCTCGAACGCGAAGCCGCTGCCAATACTGCCAAGGTCCTGTCCGAAGCGTTGCCTTACATTCGACGCTACGTCGGCAAGACGCTGGTGATCAAGTACGGCGGCAATGCCATGGAAAGCGACGAGCTGAAAACCGGCTTTGCCCGCGACATCGTGTTGATGAAAGCCGTCGGGATCAACCCGGTGGTGGTGCACGGTGGCGGCCCGCAAATCGGCGACCTGCTCAAGCGTTTGTCGATCGAGAGTCACTTCATCGATGGCATGCGCGTCACTGACGCGCAGACCATGGACGTGGTGGAGATGGTCCTCGGCGGCCAGGTCAACAAAGACATCGTCAACCTGATCAACCGTCATGGCGGCAGCGCCATCGGCCTGACCGGCAAGGACGCGGAGCTGATCCGCGCGAAAAAACTGACCGTTACCCGTCAGACGCCGGAGATGACCCAGCCGGAAATCATCGACATCGGCCAGGTAGGCGAAGTGATCGGCATCAACACCGACTTGCTGAACCTGCTGGTCAAGGGTGATTTCATCCCGGTGATCGCGCCAATTGGTGTGGGTGCCAATGGTGAGTCCTACAACATCAACGCTGACTTGGTAGCCGGCAAGGTGGCCGAGGCACTGAAAGCTGAAAAGCTGATGCTGCTGACCAACATCGCCGGCTTGATGGACAAGGAAGGCAAGGTGTTGACCGGCCTGACCACCCAGCAAGTGGACGAGCTGATCGCCGACGGCACCATCTACGGCGGCATGCTGCCCAAGATCCGTTGCGCACTGGAAGCGGTGCAAGGCGGCGTGGGTAGTTCGCTGATCCTGGATGGTCGCGTGCCGAATGCGATCCTGTTGGAAATCTTCACCGATACCGGTGTGGGCACGCTGATCAGTAACCGCAAGCGTCCCTAA